In a genomic window of Spirosoma agri:
- a CDS encoding autotransporter outer membrane beta-barrel domain-containing protein codes for MNTTGTSSVFVGYQSGRSNTTAGNNTFVGYQAGYGNTSGTANVFIGSQAGFTNTTGTGNMFLGQQAGYNSTASYNLFVGNASGSTTTTGLGNTAIGDGSLLRNSVGTHNVAIGRFAGVESRNDENTFVGFAADVTPDTPNLTNATAIGARARVSQSNSIVLGANANVGIGTGAPQAKLHITTGVSGTSGLRLQNLTSNNTASVTNQTKFLTVDGNGTVILGSLNGSAREGVADAYWQRKGSFLQSINGESIIIGQGVDKTPADYNLFVSKGILTEKVKVAVKNTNEWSDYVFKPGYALQPLAQVEQYIQKHEHLPGVPSAREMVERGNDLHKTDAKLLEKIEELTLYSIQLEKQLAKEKQEQKAVNQKQEAKIDQLERLVNQLLEKK; via the coding sequence GTGAACACTACTGGGACTAGTAGCGTATTTGTTGGCTATCAGTCCGGAAGAAGTAATACTACGGCCGGAAACAACACATTTGTAGGTTACCAGGCTGGTTACGGTAACACGAGTGGTACCGCTAATGTGTTTATTGGCAGCCAGGCAGGTTTTACTAATACTACCGGTACCGGCAACATGTTCTTGGGCCAGCAGGCAGGCTACAACAGTACCGCCAGCTACAACCTGTTCGTGGGGAACGCTTCGGGTAGCACGACAACTACAGGCCTGGGTAATACGGCCATTGGCGACGGCTCCCTGCTGCGCAATTCAGTAGGAACTCATAATGTGGCTATTGGCCGCTTTGCAGGCGTAGAAAGCCGTAACGATGAGAACACCTTCGTTGGTTTTGCAGCTGACGTAACCCCTGACACACCTAATCTGACCAATGCTACCGCTATTGGAGCGAGAGCCCGGGTTAGTCAGAGTAATAGCATCGTGTTAGGCGCCAATGCCAACGTAGGTATTGGTACGGGAGCACCTCAGGCCAAGCTACACATCACAACGGGTGTGTCGGGTACGTCGGGCCTTCGGTTACAGAACCTAACCAGCAATAACACCGCCAGCGTGACCAACCAGACTAAGTTCCTCACCGTAGATGGCAATGGTACCGTGATTCTGGGTAGTCTAAACGGGTCGGCTCGTGAGGGTGTAGCCGACGCCTATTGGCAGCGGAAGGGCTCGTTCCTACAAAGCATCAACGGCGAATCGATTATCATTGGTCAGGGAGTCGATAAGACGCCAGCAGACTATAATCTGTTTGTCAGTAAGGGCATTCTGACTGAAAAGGTGAAAGTGGCCGTCAAGAACACCAATGAGTGGAGCGATTATGTATTCAAACCGGGTTATGCCTTGCAGCCTCTGGCTCAAGTCGAGCAGTATATTCAAAAGCATGAACACCTGCCGGGTGTTCCCTCGGCCAGAGAGATGGTTGAGCGGGGCAATGATTTGCACAAGACCGACGCCAAGCTATTAGAGAAGATTGAGGAACTGACTCTCTACAGTATTCAACTGGAGAAGCAGCTAGCAAAAGAGAAACAGGAACAGAAGGCAGTTAATCAAAAGCAAGAAGCAAAAATTGACCAACTCGAGCGTTTGGTAAATCAACTGCTTGAGAAGAAATAA
- a CDS encoding TMF family protein, which yields MKSTIYLLLLLLSAPLLAQTNYVANTANANSPGIFNTLVGSKTGNPSMTGGYNVFVGDSAGNKNATGIYNAFVGASAGSNNIGGGANTFIGYTAGQANLFGSENTFMGAGAGFYNRSGTQNTFVGYRAGYNNTTSSTNTFVGYHAGYSTTSGVNTVGNVFIGWRSGFSNTAGIANVFIGSEAGVRSTTGQGNLFLGQQAGGANTTGNYNLFVGNSSGSATTTGNGNTAIGDGSLLNNQTGTRTTAIGQYAGNGSNGNDNIFIGYGADVTYDAPNVTNAVAIGSRSVVSQSNSIVLGANANVGIGTSAPQAKLHIVGPGGQSGLRLENLTSKSTPTALNLSKFLSVDETGNVILANTNYYSSGGRLEAELWQRNEYGVLQTTEEDAVVIGLGISKRPSDYNLFVSKGILTEKVKVAVKNTNEWSDKVFETDYQLQPLADVGAYIQANKHLPGVPSASEVVEKGIDVAKMDAKLLEKIEELTLYSIQQQKVIDELKQRVSQVEELKQLVKQLMDKK from the coding sequence ATGAAATCAACTATCTATCTACTTCTTCTGTTGCTGAGCGCGCCACTGCTGGCTCAAACTAACTATGTAGCCAATACGGCTAATGCTAATTCACCTGGCATATTCAATACGTTGGTAGGCTCCAAAACTGGCAATCCGAGTATGACTGGTGGGTATAACGTTTTTGTGGGCGATAGTGCGGGCAATAAAAACGCTACTGGTATATACAATGCCTTTGTGGGAGCCAGCGCAGGCTCAAATAACATAGGAGGTGGTGCAAATACTTTTATCGGCTATACTGCTGGACAAGCTAACCTATTCGGGTCTGAAAATACGTTTATGGGAGCTGGTGCAGGATTTTATAATCGATCCGGGACCCAAAACACATTTGTAGGCTATAGGGCAGGGTACAACAATACCACGAGTAGTACCAACACGTTCGTTGGCTATCATGCCGGTTACAGCACTACCTCAGGAGTTAATACCGTAGGAAACGTTTTTATCGGCTGGCGAAGCGGCTTCAGTAACACAGCTGGCATAGCTAATGTGTTTATTGGCAGTGAGGCCGGTGTCAGAAGTACGACTGGACAGGGTAACTTATTTTTAGGCCAGCAAGCCGGTGGAGCGAATACCACCGGCAACTACAACCTCTTCGTGGGTAACTCTTCGGGCTCGGCTACTACCACCGGCAATGGGAATACCGCTATAGGCGATGGCTCCTTGCTGAACAACCAAACCGGTACGCGTACTACAGCCATCGGTCAGTACGCTGGCAACGGCAGCAATGGTAACGATAATATTTTCATTGGCTATGGGGCTGACGTTACGTATGACGCACCCAATGTGACTAATGCAGTAGCCATTGGCTCTAGGTCGGTCGTAAGCCAGAGTAATAGCATTGTGCTGGGTGCGAACGCCAATGTCGGCATCGGTACTTCGGCACCGCAGGCCAAACTACACATAGTGGGGCCGGGCGGGCAATCGGGCTTACGGCTGGAGAATCTGACCAGCAAGAGCACTCCCACAGCACTTAATCTGTCTAAGTTTTTATCGGTCGATGAAACAGGCAATGTCATCCTTGCCAATACCAACTATTATAGTAGCGGTGGTCGGCTGGAAGCTGAATTGTGGCAGCGTAATGAGTATGGTGTGTTGCAAACAACGGAGGAAGATGCAGTAGTTATCGGCTTAGGTATTAGTAAGCGGCCTTCGGATTACAATTTATTCGTCTCGAAAGGCATTCTAACCGAAAAAGTGAAGGTTGCCGTTAAAAACACTAATGAGTGGAGTGATAAAGTTTTTGAGACAGACTATCAACTACAACCACTTGCTGATGTCGGTGCTTACATACAGGCTAACAAGCATTTGCCCGGTGTACCCTCCGCGTCGGAGGTAGTGGAAAAGGGTATTGATGTCGCGAAGATGGATGCCAAGCTGTTGGAGAAGATCGAGGAACTGACTCTGTATAGCATTCAACAGCAGAAAGTGATTGACGAATTAAAGCAACGTGTCAGCCAGGTTGAAGAGCTTAAGCAATTAGTCAAACAGCTAATGGATAAGAAATAA